A genomic stretch from Pieris brassicae chromosome 9, ilPieBrab1.1, whole genome shotgun sequence includes:
- the LOC123714501 gene encoding deoxynucleoside kinase-like isoform X2, whose product MDSANSRLFTVLVEGNIGSGKTTFLEHFRQFEDITLLTEPVEEWRNLKGWNLLDLMYRDPSKWAMTFQAYVSLTMLEMHRRPTRTPVKLMERSIFSAKYCFVEQMKRLGTLHPAQFAVLDEWFTFINTEIPVEADLIVYLKTTPSIVYDRIKKRARSEEQCVPLTYIEELHKLHEDWLINRSHADCPAPVLVLDADLDLSQITEEYKKSEHQILRKAVNVVMQSPNKLSPKKPITGDAIQILPKIRL is encoded by the exons ATGGACTCTGCAAATTCAAGACTGTTTACTGTGCTCGTAGAAGGTAATATAGGAAGTGGAAAAACTACTTTCTTAGAGCATTTTAGACAATTTGAAGATATAACTCTGTTAACGGAACCAGTAGAAGAATGGCGTAATCTCAAAGGCTGGAATCTTTTG GATTTGATGTATAGAGACCCTTCAAAATGGGCGATGACTTTCCAGGCGTATGTGTCTCTTACTATGCTGGAAATGCATCGCAGACCGACAAGAACCCCCGTTAAATTGATGGAACGTTCTATCTTTAGTGCAAAGTACTGTTTTGTAGAACAAATGAAGAGACTAGGCACACTACATCCTGCACAATTTGCAGTTCTAGATGAGTGGTTTACATTTATCAACACAGAGATTCCAGTTGAAGCTGACCTCAtag tgtatcTTAAGACTACCCCATCTATAGTTTATGATAGGATTAAAAAACGGGCTCGTTCAGAAGAGCAGTGTGTTCCACTGACCTATATAGAGGAACTACATAAACTACACGAAGACTGGCTTATTAATAGATCTCATGCTGACTGCCCAGCACCT GTATTAGTATTAGACGCAGATCTTGATTTATCTCAAATAACAGAAGAATATAAGAAAAGTGAACACCAAATCTTAAGAAAAGCTGTAAATGTTGTTATGCAATCACCAAACAAGTTGAGCCCAAAGAAACCAATCACTGGTGATGCTATTCAGATTCTTCCTAAGATAAgactataa
- the LOC123714501 gene encoding deoxynucleoside kinase-like isoform X1, whose protein sequence is MMKITKYCIKTIIHFPTKVRLFSLMSKTCWNFELCSFRFIMDSANSRLFTVLVEGNIGSGKTTFLEHFRQFEDITLLTEPVEEWRNLKGWNLLDLMYRDPSKWAMTFQAYVSLTMLEMHRRPTRTPVKLMERSIFSAKYCFVEQMKRLGTLHPAQFAVLDEWFTFINTEIPVEADLIVYLKTTPSIVYDRIKKRARSEEQCVPLTYIEELHKLHEDWLINRSHADCPAPVLVLDADLDLSQITEEYKKSEHQILRKAVNVVMQSPNKLSPKKPITGDAIQILPKIRL, encoded by the exons ATGATGAAGATTacgaaatattgtataaaaactattatacatTTCCCGACTAAAGTTAGGTTATTTTCGTTAATGTCTAAAACATGCTGGAACTTTGAATTGT GTTCTTTTCGGTTTATAATGGACTCTGCAAATTCAAGACTGTTTACTGTGCTCGTAGAAGGTAATATAGGAAGTGGAAAAACTACTTTCTTAGAGCATTTTAGACAATTTGAAGATATAACTCTGTTAACGGAACCAGTAGAAGAATGGCGTAATCTCAAAGGCTGGAATCTTTTG GATTTGATGTATAGAGACCCTTCAAAATGGGCGATGACTTTCCAGGCGTATGTGTCTCTTACTATGCTGGAAATGCATCGCAGACCGACAAGAACCCCCGTTAAATTGATGGAACGTTCTATCTTTAGTGCAAAGTACTGTTTTGTAGAACAAATGAAGAGACTAGGCACACTACATCCTGCACAATTTGCAGTTCTAGATGAGTGGTTTACATTTATCAACACAGAGATTCCAGTTGAAGCTGACCTCAtag tgtatcTTAAGACTACCCCATCTATAGTTTATGATAGGATTAAAAAACGGGCTCGTTCAGAAGAGCAGTGTGTTCCACTGACCTATATAGAGGAACTACATAAACTACACGAAGACTGGCTTATTAATAGATCTCATGCTGACTGCCCAGCACCT GTATTAGTATTAGACGCAGATCTTGATTTATCTCAAATAACAGAAGAATATAAGAAAAGTGAACACCAAATCTTAAGAAAAGCTGTAAATGTTGTTATGCAATCACCAAACAAGTTGAGCCCAAAGAAACCAATCACTGGTGATGCTATTCAGATTCTTCCTAAGATAAgactataa
- the LOC123714500 gene encoding protein disulfide-isomerase A6 homolog — translation MIHLRCIGILLLAVGSYALYDSSSDVVQLTPSNFEKLVTNSNEVWIIEFFAPWCGHCKNLVPEYKKAARALKGIVKVGAVDADQHRDLGQKYGVSGFPTIKIFTGSKHTPYQGQRTAEAFVDAALKAAKEKAYDNLGKKTGGSSSDKSDVITLTDSNFKEMVLDSDDMWLVEFYAPWCGHCKNLEPHWAKAATELKGKVKLGAVDATVDQMMASRYQVQGYPTIKFFAGGKKTSDSVEDYNGGRTSSDIVSWALEKLAENVPAPEVLEVTDEEVMKGCSDKPLCVVSILPHILDCNAACRNDYIAILKRLGDKYKSKMWGWVWSEAGAHPSLEESLEMGGFGYPAMAVVNAKKLKFSTLRGSFSETGINEFLRDLSFGRGQTAPVRGAEMPKISKNEPWDGKDGELPLEEDIDLSDIDLEKDEL, via the exons atgatACATTTACGTTGTATAG GAATATTATTACTGGCGGTTGGGTCGTATGCTCTTTATGACTCTTCATCAGATGTGGTACAATTAACACCAAGTAACTTTGAGAAGCTTGTCACAAATTCAAATGAAGTGTGGATCATAGAATTCTTTGCACCTTGGTGTGGGCACTGTAAGAATCTTGTTCCcgaatataaaaaagcagCTCGAGCCCTTAAA GGAATTGTCAAAGTAGGTGCTGTGGATGCTGATCAGCACAGGGATCTCGGTCAGAAATATGGAGTCAGTGGATTTccaactattaaaatattcacggGCAGTAAACATACTCCATATCAAGGACAGAGGACGGCGGAGGCGTTTGTGGATGCAGCATTGAAGGCAGCTAAAGAAAAAGCTTATGACAACCTTGGAAAGAAAACTGGCGGATCCAGTTCTGACAAG TCAGATGTTATCACTCTAACAGACAGCAATTTCAAGGAGATGGTTCTTGATAGTGATGACATGTGGCTTGTTGAGTTCTATGCTCCATGGTGTGGACATTGCAAGAATCTGGAACCCCACTGGGCAAAGGCTGCAACCGAGCTTAAAGGAAAG gtAAAACTCGGAGCCGTCGATGCCACAGTTGACCAAATGATGGCTTCCCGCTACCAAGTGCAAGGATATCCGACCATCAAGTTCTTCGCTGGTGGTAAAAAGACCAGTGATAGTGTAGAAGACTATAATGGAGGCAGAACTTCCAGCGATATCGTCAGCTGGGCCCTTGAAAAACTTGCTGAAAATGTACCAGCACCTGAAGTATTGGAG gTAACAGATGAAGAAGTGATGAAAGGTTGTAGTGATAAGCCACTCTGTGTGGTATCAATTTTGCCTCACATCCTTGATTGTAATGCCGCTTGCAGAAATGACTACATCGCGATATTGAAGCGCCTTGGAGATAAATACAAAAGCAAGATGTGGGG CTGGGTCTGGTCAGAAGCCGGTGCACATCCATCGCTTGAAGAATCTCTGGAAATGGGAGGCTTTGGATATCCAGCCATGGCCGTCGTCAATGCTAAGAAACTCAAGTTCTCTACTTTACGTGGATCATTCTCTGAGACCGGCATCAATGAATTTTTAAG agaTCTATCTTTCGGTCGTGGGCAGACAGCGCCAGTAAGAGGTGCTGAAATGCCTAAAATCTCCAAGAACGAGCCTTGGGACGGCAAAGATGGCGAATTACCGCTAGAAGAGGACATTGATCTCTCGGACATTGATCTCGAGAAGGATGAGCTATAA